In Erythrobacter litoralis HTCC2594, a single genomic region encodes these proteins:
- a CDS encoding succinate dehydrogenase iron-sulfur subunit — protein MATFTLPRNSKITGKTRTHKAESGGRVKKFKIYRYDPDSGENPRYDTFEIDLDQTGPMVLDALFRIKNEVDPTLTFRRSCREGICGSCSMNMNGKNGLACTTAIEDLKGEIRITPLPHMEVIKDLVPDFTHFYAQYASIRPWLQTVTPTPSGKERLQSPEQREKLDGLYECILCACCSTACPSYWWNSDKFLGPAILLQAYRWLADSRDEMTGERLDDLEDPFRLYRCHTIMNCANVCPKGLSPAKAIAETKKMMAERTI, from the coding sequence ATGGCAACCTTCACGCTTCCCAGGAACTCCAAGATCACGGGCAAGACGCGCACCCACAAGGCCGAAAGCGGTGGCCGGGTGAAGAAGTTCAAGATCTATCGCTACGATCCCGACAGCGGCGAGAACCCGCGCTACGACACGTTCGAAATCGATCTCGACCAGACCGGCCCGATGGTTCTCGATGCCTTGTTCAGGATCAAGAACGAGGTCGACCCGACGCTGACCTTCCGCCGGTCGTGTCGCGAAGGCATCTGTGGCTCATGCTCCATGAACATGAACGGCAAGAACGGCCTCGCCTGCACCACCGCGATCGAGGACTTGAAAGGCGAAATCCGCATCACGCCGCTGCCGCATATGGAAGTGATCAAGGACCTGGTGCCCGACTTCACGCATTTCTACGCGCAATATGCTTCGATCCGACCGTGGCTGCAGACCGTGACGCCGACGCCTTCGGGCAAGGAGCGGTTGCAATCGCCCGAACAGCGCGAGAAGCTAGACGGGCTTTACGAGTGCATCCTGTGCGCCTGCTGCTCGACCGCGTGCCCGAGCTATTGGTGGAACAGCGACAAGTTCTTGGGGCCCGCGATCCTGTTGCAGGCCTATCGCTGGCTCGCCGACAGCCGCGACGAGATGACCGGTGAGCGGCTCGATGACCTCGAGGACCCGTTCCGCCTTTATCGCTGTCACACGATCATGAATTGCGCCAATGTCTGCCCCAAGGGCCTGAGCCCGGCCAAGGCGATCGCCGAAACCAAGAAGATGATGGCCGAACGCACCATTTGA
- a CDS encoding PaaI family thioesterase has protein sequence MALKDDIFDHRPDPDNPGWHHWNLKDQTLFNGAVMGKLITRREGDACRLRMFPERKHENLQGIIHGAVSLALIDISLFTTMHVVGSGNAGPSVTLELSTQFIGGGDPKKPLDAVTEIMRETGKLVFVRGEVVQEDDVICAYSGIIRKFPPRKLD, from the coding sequence ATGGCGCTGAAAGACGACATCTTCGACCATCGGCCGGATCCGGACAATCCGGGTTGGCATCACTGGAACCTCAAGGACCAGACGCTGTTCAACGGCGCGGTGATGGGCAAGCTCATCACCCGCCGCGAAGGCGATGCCTGCCGATTGCGGATGTTCCCCGAGCGCAAGCACGAGAACCTGCAGGGTATCATCCACGGCGCTGTCAGCCTGGCGCTGATCGATATCTCGCTGTTCACGACCATGCATGTCGTCGGTAGCGGCAATGCCGGGCCTTCGGTGACGCTCGAACTTTCGACCCAGTTCATCGGCGGTGGCGATCCCAAAAAGCCGCTGGACGCTGTCACCGAGATCATGCGCGAGACCGGCAAGCTCGTCTTCGTGCGCGGCGAGGTGGTGCAGGAGGACGACGTTATCTGTGCCTACAGCGGCATCATCCGCAAGTTCCCGCCGCGCAAGCTCGATTGA
- the zapE gene encoding cell division protein ZapE: MSGILARYESLVAAGELKPDDEQAAVAARLERLQRELEETPKRGSILWRALRGKPEAPEGVYMWGGVGRGKSMLMDLFHDTLSISRKRRAHFHAFMQDVHALLREERKKESGDPIPPVAAQLAENVRCLAFDEMVVNNSADAMIMSRLFRALIVDEGVVIVTTSNRPPRDLYKDGLNREHFLPFIELIEDKLDVLPLNGPTDYRMDRLGDLSTWHTPLGEAATAQVREAFFRLTDYKPEDAANVPSAELDVGGGRTLHVPKSLKGVGVFSFKRLCGQPRGAPDYLAIARAYHTVILVGIPQMGPEDRNEAARFVTLIDALYEYRVKLFVTAAAEPAELYQAGDGSFEFERTVSRLMEMRSDEYMALGHGEDEVARA; the protein is encoded by the coding sequence ATGAGCGGTATTCTCGCACGATACGAGAGCCTGGTCGCTGCCGGCGAACTGAAGCCGGACGATGAGCAGGCCGCGGTCGCGGCGCGGCTCGAGAGGCTGCAAAGGGAGCTGGAGGAGACACCCAAGCGCGGTTCGATCCTGTGGCGCGCGCTCAGGGGCAAGCCCGAGGCGCCCGAAGGCGTGTACATGTGGGGCGGCGTGGGGCGCGGGAAGTCGATGCTGATGGACCTGTTCCACGATACCTTGTCCATCAGCCGGAAGCGCCGTGCACATTTCCATGCCTTCATGCAGGATGTCCACGCGCTGTTACGGGAGGAGCGAAAGAAGGAGAGCGGCGACCCGATCCCGCCCGTAGCGGCGCAACTGGCGGAGAACGTGCGCTGCCTCGCCTTCGACGAGATGGTCGTGAACAATTCCGCCGATGCCATGATCATGAGCCGGCTGTTCCGCGCACTGATCGTCGACGAAGGGGTGGTGATCGTGACCACCAGCAACCGCCCTCCCCGCGATCTCTACAAGGACGGGCTCAACCGCGAGCATTTCCTGCCCTTCATCGAGCTGATCGAAGACAAACTCGATGTCCTGCCTCTCAACGGCCCGACCGACTACCGGATGGACCGGCTGGGCGATCTTTCCACCTGGCACACCCCGCTCGGCGAGGCGGCCACGGCGCAGGTGCGCGAGGCGTTCTTCCGCCTGACCGACTACAAGCCCGAAGACGCCGCCAACGTGCCCAGCGCCGAGCTGGACGTCGGCGGCGGACGGACGCTGCACGTGCCCAAGAGCCTCAAGGGTGTCGGGGTCTTCAGTTTCAAGCGGCTATGCGGCCAGCCGCGCGGTGCGCCGGACTATCTCGCCATCGCCCGCGCCTATCACACGGTCATCCTGGTCGGCATTCCGCAGATGGGGCCGGAGGACCGCAACGAGGCGGCGCGCTTCGTCACGCTGATCGATGCGCTGTACGAGTACCGGGTCAAGCTGTTCGTCACGGCTGCCGCCGAACCCGCCGAACTCTACCAGGCGGGCGACGGGAGCTTCGAGTTCGAACGCACCGTCAGCCGCCTGATGGAGATGCGCAGCGACGAATACATGGCGCTCGGCCATGGCGAAGACGAAGTGGCGAGAGCTTAG
- a CDS encoding crotonase/enoyl-CoA hydratase family protein, with protein MRSLAKGHAGLPDELFALRELDVLYDPDRQTLWTYMRPQGRPSFTPPMLGDFENWQRLIAANFGPDKVPLQFLVLASRAPGVFCYGGDLALFRQLIVDRNRDGLVRYGHRCCEILHRNINTLNVPMLTVGMVEGAALGGGFEALLSFDYIVAERSATFGLPEIMFGLFPGMGAHALLSRKIGSAMADRLIVSNKTYTAEEMYELGLVHHLAEDGGALEATRDFLKKSERRHAGLVAARRAMKVSWNLSLTELTRITELWADAALQLREQDLKLMDRLASAQERGARKAA; from the coding sequence ATGAGGAGCCTTGCGAAGGGACACGCCGGTTTGCCGGACGAATTGTTCGCACTGAGGGAACTCGATGTTCTCTACGATCCCGACCGGCAAACTCTGTGGACCTATATGCGTCCGCAGGGGCGCCCCAGCTTTACCCCGCCGATGCTCGGCGATTTCGAGAATTGGCAACGGCTGATCGCCGCCAATTTCGGGCCGGACAAGGTCCCGTTGCAGTTCCTCGTGCTCGCAAGCCGCGCGCCCGGCGTGTTCTGTTATGGCGGCGATCTGGCGCTGTTCCGGCAGTTGATCGTCGATCGCAACCGCGATGGGCTGGTTCGTTACGGACATCGGTGCTGCGAGATCCTGCACCGCAATATCAACACGCTCAATGTGCCGATGCTGACGGTCGGCATGGTCGAGGGTGCCGCACTGGGGGGCGGGTTCGAGGCCCTGCTGTCATTCGATTACATTGTGGCGGAACGCAGCGCGACTTTCGGTCTTCCCGAAATCATGTTCGGGCTGTTCCCCGGCATGGGCGCGCACGCTTTGCTCAGCCGCAAGATCGGCAGCGCGATGGCGGACCGGCTCATCGTGTCCAACAAGACCTACACGGCCGAAGAGATGTACGAGCTCGGCCTGGTGCACCACTTGGCAGAGGATGGCGGGGCGCTGGAGGCGACGCGCGATTTCCTCAAGAAGTCCGAGCGGCGCCATGCCGGTCTGGTGGCAGCACGACGTGCGATGAAGGTCTCGTGGAACCTCAGCCTGACCGAGCTGACCCGGATCACCGAGCTTTGGGCCGATGCGGCGCTGCAATTGCGTGAGCAGGATCTCAAACTGATGGACCGGCTCGCCTCCGCGCAGGAACGGGGCGCGCGCAAGGCCGCCTAA
- a CDS encoding XrtA/PEP-CTERM system amidotransferase — MCGIAGIFHCGTPKPVDPRRIERMTDAMVHRGPDGGGVWTDQGVGLGHRRLSIIDIEGSPQPMLSADERAMLVFNGEIYNYRDLRRELKELGARFHTDGDSEVILAAWQKWGPACLSRLDGMFAFAIYDRTERVLFLARDRFGVKPLYMANLSDGSLAFASELKGLLAHPLLRRQADPLAVEDYLTWGYVPDHRCILKGVEKLPAGHYRLLRHGGPPAPSVQWWDIDFSGRHSGSTADLSAQLLHLMREGVESRMTADVPLGAFLSGGVDSSSVVALMADASREPVNTCSIGFDVAALDETGYARRIAERFETDHRERIVDPDDFGAVDLLAGMFDEPFADASALPTWRVCQLAREHVTVALSGDGADEAFAGYRRQVFHAREEQVRSILPQALRGPILGGLGRIWPKADWAPRPLRAKSTLQALGATGEEGYARALAVTAPEMRSQLYTDAMERQLDGYRAEQPFVELMRNAPARSGLDRAQYADLKFWLPGDILTKVDRTSMAVSLEAREPLLDHRLVEFAAGLPYGARIKGRQGKWLLKHTMERFLPRDVLYRPKQGFVTPIAEWLRGPLQNEARAIATSATIADTGWFSTSRLKRLTENHISGSADHSRLLWQLLMLDRSIGNLAITL, encoded by the coding sequence ATGTGCGGCATTGCCGGGATCTTTCACTGCGGAACGCCCAAGCCGGTCGATCCCCGCCGGATCGAACGTATGACCGATGCGATGGTGCATCGCGGCCCCGACGGCGGTGGCGTCTGGACCGATCAGGGCGTGGGGCTCGGCCACAGGCGGCTGTCGATCATCGACATCGAAGGGTCGCCGCAGCCCATGCTATCCGCCGATGAGCGCGCGATGCTGGTCTTCAACGGCGAAATCTACAACTATCGCGATTTGCGCCGTGAGCTGAAGGAACTCGGCGCTCGCTTCCACACCGACGGCGATTCGGAGGTCATCCTCGCCGCATGGCAGAAATGGGGCCCCGCATGCCTGTCGCGGCTCGACGGCATGTTCGCCTTCGCCATCTACGACCGCACCGAGCGGGTGCTGTTCCTCGCCCGCGACCGCTTTGGCGTGAAGCCGCTATACATGGCGAACCTGAGCGACGGCAGCCTTGCTTTCGCGTCAGAACTGAAGGGCCTGCTGGCGCATCCGCTGCTACGGCGCCAGGCCGATCCACTGGCGGTCGAGGACTACCTGACCTGGGGCTATGTGCCGGATCATCGCTGCATCCTCAAAGGCGTCGAGAAACTGCCCGCCGGGCACTACCGCCTGTTGCGACATGGCGGACCGCCTGCGCCATCCGTGCAATGGTGGGACATCGATTTCTCCGGCAGGCACAGTGGCAGCACTGCCGACCTGTCGGCGCAATTGCTGCATCTGATGCGCGAGGGGGTGGAATCGCGGATGACGGCCGATGTGCCGCTGGGCGCGTTTCTTTCCGGCGGGGTCGACAGCTCCAGCGTCGTCGCGCTGATGGCCGATGCCAGCCGTGAGCCGGTCAACACATGTTCGATCGGCTTCGATGTCGCAGCGCTGGACGAGACCGGTTACGCGCGCCGGATTGCCGAACGATTCGAGACGGATCACCGCGAGCGGATCGTCGATCCCGACGATTTCGGGGCGGTCGACCTGCTGGCGGGCATGTTCGACGAACCATTCGCCGATGCCTCCGCCTTGCCGACCTGGCGCGTCTGCCAACTTGCGCGCGAGCACGTGACCGTCGCGCTGTCGGGCGATGGTGCCGACGAGGCGTTTGCGGGCTATCGCCGGCAGGTCTTCCATGCGCGCGAGGAGCAGGTTCGCTCTATCCTGCCACAGGCGCTGCGCGGGCCGATCCTCGGTGGGCTCGGACGCATCTGGCCCAAGGCCGATTGGGCTCCGCGGCCCTTGCGCGCGAAATCCACGCTGCAAGCGCTCGGTGCGACTGGCGAGGAAGGCTATGCGCGCGCCCTGGCTGTGACGGCGCCGGAAATGCGCTCCCAGCTCTATACCGATGCGATGGAGCGGCAGCTTGACGGATATCGCGCGGAGCAACCCTTCGTCGAGCTGATGCGAAATGCGCCGGCCCGCTCCGGCCTCGACCGGGCACAATATGCCGACCTCAAGTTCTGGCTGCCCGGCGACATCCTGACCAAGGTCGATCGCACCAGCATGGCTGTCAGCCTCGAAGCGCGCGAGCCTCTGCTCGACCACCGCCTGGTCGAATTTGCGGCCGGATTGCCTTACGGAGCGCGCATCAAGGGCCGCCAGGGCAAGTGGCTTTTAAAGCACACTATGGAGCGCTTTCTTCCCCGGGATGTGCTGTATCGGCCCAAGCAGGGCTTCGTGACACCGATCGCCGAATGGCTGCGCGGACCGCTACAGAACGAAGCCCGCGCCATCGCCACCAGTGCCACCATTGCCGACACCGGCTGGTTCTCAACTTCGCGGCTTAAACGCCTGACAGAGAATCATATTTCCGGTTCTGCCGATCATTCCCGATTGCTGTGGCAATTGCTGATGCTCGACCGTTCCATCGGAAATCTGGCGATAACTCTGTGA
- the xrtA gene encoding exosortase A — translation MQPDAVLDASAQHSGLERFPKAWHKPLAHLALVWGALALLTLRDWFAMFDQWWNTSTYNHILIIPAIIAALVWIRREELAKLEPQAWWPGLLGFAAALLLWFLGRIGEVNTFSQLGAVAALQFSVLTILGPRVTAGLLFPLGYMLFLVPFGDELVPTLQMITAEITIALTEWSGVPAHIEGVFIDTPAGLFEVAEACSGVQFLVAMMALGALVAQTCFQSWRRRLAFLAACAIVPIIANGIRAWGTIYIAQSQGIEFAAGFDHIFYGWIFFGIVVALVLGGAWRFFDRSPEDPGIDGAALARAPLFAATDRFAATPARTLATSGAMILFVAVWALLASRLQATVPESVSLPEIQGWKLVDYDPELHWEPRATGADHRLLGRYRNAAGQEVDVFIAIYASQGDGREPSAPSEGALPPDTMWRWKNGANLADGARRDELFALGRIRRTADTYYRRGAFLGGSAGRLKLATIRDRILLDPKPVSLLILSSVERSDQTPDAALAAFRQSTGPLGPWIDRIVESR, via the coding sequence ATGCAGCCTGACGCGGTCCTCGACGCTTCCGCGCAACACAGCGGCTTGGAGCGCTTCCCCAAGGCGTGGCACAAGCCGCTGGCGCATCTCGCGCTGGTGTGGGGTGCGCTCGCGCTGCTCACCCTGCGCGACTGGTTCGCCATGTTCGATCAGTGGTGGAACACCTCGACCTATAATCATATCCTGATCATACCCGCCATCATCGCTGCGCTGGTCTGGATCAGGCGCGAAGAGCTGGCGAAGCTTGAACCGCAGGCGTGGTGGCCGGGATTGCTCGGTTTTGCTGCAGCCTTGCTGCTCTGGTTCCTCGGACGGATCGGCGAGGTCAATACCTTCAGCCAGCTTGGCGCCGTTGCGGCGCTGCAATTTTCGGTTCTGACCATTCTGGGCCCCCGGGTAACGGCGGGCTTGCTGTTCCCGCTCGGCTACATGCTGTTCCTCGTGCCCTTCGGCGACGAACTCGTGCCTACGCTGCAGATGATTACCGCCGAGATTACGATCGCGCTGACCGAATGGAGCGGAGTGCCGGCGCATATTGAAGGCGTGTTTATCGACACACCCGCCGGCCTGTTCGAAGTCGCCGAGGCCTGTTCCGGGGTCCAGTTCCTTGTCGCCATGATGGCGTTGGGCGCGCTTGTCGCGCAGACCTGCTTTCAAAGCTGGCGGCGGCGTCTCGCCTTCCTGGCCGCCTGTGCGATCGTCCCGATCATCGCCAACGGCATCCGCGCTTGGGGCACGATCTATATCGCCCAGTCGCAGGGTATCGAATTCGCCGCTGGCTTCGACCACATTTTCTACGGGTGGATCTTCTTCGGCATCGTCGTGGCCCTCGTGCTGGGGGGTGCGTGGCGGTTCTTCGATCGGTCGCCGGAAGACCCGGGCATCGACGGCGCTGCCCTCGCTCGGGCGCCCTTGTTTGCAGCGACGGATCGCTTCGCGGCGACGCCTGCAAGGACGCTTGCGACAAGCGGTGCGATGATCCTCTTCGTGGCTGTCTGGGCTTTGCTCGCCTCGCGTCTCCAAGCGACTGTACCGGAATCTGTGTCCTTGCCCGAAATCCAGGGTTGGAAATTGGTCGATTACGATCCCGAATTGCACTGGGAGCCGAGGGCTACAGGCGCGGACCATCGCCTGCTGGGCCGCTATCGCAATGCGGCGGGACAGGAAGTGGATGTCTTTATAGCGATCTATGCATCGCAGGGGGACGGGCGCGAACCAAGCGCCCCGAGCGAAGGCGCTTTGCCGCCTGACACGATGTGGCGCTGGAAGAACGGAGCAAATCTCGCCGATGGTGCCAGGCGCGACGAGTTGTTCGCGCTCGGGCGCATCCGCAGGACCGCCGACACCTATTATCGGCGAGGCGCGTTTCTCGGTGGCAGCGCGGGTAGGCTCAAGCTGGCGACGATCCGTGATCGGATCCTTCTCGATCCGAAGCCGGTCAGCCTGCTGATCCTTTCGAGCGTGGAGCGTAGCGATCAGACACCGGACGCGGCGCTGGCCGCATTCCGCCAGTCCACAGGGCCGCTCGGACCGTGGATAGACCGCATTGTGGAAAGCCGATAA
- a CDS encoding TIGR03087 family PEP-CTERM/XrtA system glycosyltransferase, producing MGEILFLAHRIPFPPDRGDKIRSHHLLKALAELAPVHVGTFGETDADMAAEAELESIAASHRLIRRTKPLALAGLEALASNKPVSLTAFDSAALRAWVSQVLSERPIDTIFVFSGQMGQYVPDDFAGRVIVDLCDVDSAKFDAYGVDGTWPRRVIDRREGRVLACEEERLAHRADATILISSNEASLFSSRLAKRDGTDIRVIRNGIDADLFDPANVTPQRDLVQARGPQIVFTGQMDYLPNIVAVERVMDAILPRLRAQHPKATFHVVGRAPVQRLLDRAGKDNVRVWGEVPDVKPFLAAADIVIAPLAIARGIQNKVLEAMAMARPVLLSPEAATGIDAVDGKHFAIAESDEAMVQQALRLIDDTGEAIAMGHAARAYVLAEQSWPAMLADLAGLVGRGKGARNAA from the coding sequence ATGGGCGAGATCCTGTTTCTCGCCCACCGCATCCCCTTCCCGCCGGACCGGGGGGACAAGATCCGCTCGCACCATCTACTAAAGGCGTTGGCGGAGCTGGCGCCCGTGCATGTCGGCACCTTCGGCGAAACCGATGCTGATATGGCCGCGGAAGCGGAGCTGGAATCTATCGCTGCCAGCCACCGCCTGATCCGCCGCACAAAGCCGCTGGCCTTGGCCGGGCTGGAAGCGCTCGCTTCGAACAAACCCGTCAGCCTGACGGCCTTCGACAGTGCCGCTCTTCGCGCGTGGGTGTCACAAGTGCTGAGCGAGAGGCCGATCGACACGATCTTCGTCTTCTCCGGACAGATGGGGCAGTATGTGCCCGACGATTTCGCCGGGCGGGTCATCGTCGACCTGTGCGATGTCGATAGCGCAAAATTCGATGCCTATGGTGTCGACGGCACGTGGCCGCGCCGGGTCATAGACCGCCGCGAGGGCAGGGTGCTCGCCTGCGAGGAAGAGCGACTGGCGCATCGCGCCGACGCGACGATCCTTATCAGCAGCAACGAAGCCAGCCTGTTTAGTTCTCGTCTTGCGAAGCGGGATGGGACCGATATTCGCGTCATCCGCAACGGGATCGATGCCGACTTGTTCGATCCAGCCAATGTCACGCCGCAGCGCGATCTGGTTCAGGCCCGCGGCCCGCAGATCGTCTTCACCGGGCAAATGGACTACCTGCCCAATATCGTTGCGGTCGAGCGCGTCATGGACGCGATCCTGCCGCGGCTTCGCGCGCAGCATCCGAAGGCCACCTTCCACGTGGTAGGCCGCGCGCCCGTTCAGCGCCTGCTCGACCGCGCCGGCAAGGACAATGTCCGCGTTTGGGGCGAAGTGCCGGACGTGAAGCCATTTCTGGCCGCCGCCGATATCGTCATCGCGCCGCTGGCAATCGCGCGCGGCATCCAGAACAAGGTGCTCGAAGCCATGGCCATGGCGCGGCCGGTGCTGCTCTCTCCGGAAGCGGCGACGGGGATCGATGCCGTGGATGGCAAGCATTTCGCCATTGCCGAAAGCGACGAGGCAATGGTCCAGCAGGCATTGCGGCTGATCGACGACACGGGAGAAGCCATCGCGATGGGTCACGCCGCCCGTGCCTATGTGCTGGCGGAGCAAAGCTGGCCCGCGATGCTGGCCGATCTCGCCGGCTTGGTCGGGCGTGGGAAGGGGGCGCGCAATGCAGCCTGA
- a CDS encoding FemAB family XrtA/PEP-CTERM system-associated protein has product MNAPFALCEETVAQVNLHDPAECARIADFVYRANGSPFHLPQWLKAVQCGTGQKATGLVAEKGGEITGWLPLTIVHSPLFARALISSGFGVDGGPLALFEKTAHRLCRVATELAVRESCTSVELRGGSAPADWDVQADSHCGFAGPLAEDDDAQLLAIPRKQRAEVRKGLKNGLRVTVGTFEKDRAAHYACYAESVRNLGTPVFPRRLFDAVLCKFGEDADILTVWDGKRPVASVLTLYHMGAAMPYWGGGVWDARHLRANEVMYYKLMCHARGKGCITFDFGRSKTGSGPYNFKKNWGFAPEPLTYASWTAPGCEKRDVDPTSATYRRKIDLWKKLPLGVANRIGPVIARGLA; this is encoded by the coding sequence GTGAATGCCCCCTTTGCCCTCTGCGAAGAGACGGTTGCGCAGGTGAACCTGCACGATCCGGCCGAATGCGCGCGGATTGCCGATTTCGTCTATCGCGCCAACGGTTCGCCATTTCATCTGCCGCAGTGGCTGAAGGCCGTTCAATGCGGCACGGGACAGAAGGCGACCGGGCTTGTCGCCGAGAAAGGCGGCGAGATCACCGGATGGCTGCCGCTTACAATAGTGCACTCACCGCTGTTCGCGCGTGCGCTGATTTCCAGCGGGTTCGGGGTCGACGGCGGACCGCTTGCGCTGTTCGAAAAGACCGCGCACCGCTTGTGCCGGGTCGCGACAGAACTGGCTGTCCGCGAAAGCTGCACCTCGGTCGAATTGCGCGGCGGCTCTGCGCCGGCGGACTGGGATGTGCAGGCAGACAGCCACTGCGGTTTTGCCGGACCGCTCGCCGAGGATGACGATGCACAACTGCTCGCCATCCCGCGCAAGCAGCGTGCGGAAGTGCGCAAGGGCCTGAAGAACGGACTGCGAGTGACTGTCGGAACTTTCGAAAAGGACCGCGCCGCGCATTACGCATGCTACGCCGAAAGCGTCCGCAATCTCGGCACTCCGGTCTTCCCGCGTCGCCTGTTCGACGCGGTGCTGTGCAAGTTCGGCGAGGATGCGGATATCCTGACAGTGTGGGACGGCAAGCGCCCGGTCGCCAGCGTGCTGACGCTCTATCACATGGGCGCGGCCATGCCTTACTGGGGCGGCGGCGTGTGGGATGCGCGGCACCTGCGCGCAAACGAAGTCATGTATTATAAGCTGATGTGCCACGCGCGCGGCAAGGGGTGCATCACCTTCGATTTCGGGCGCTCGAAGACCGGAAGCGGACCATACAATTTCAAGAAGAACTGGGGCTTCGCACCCGAACCGCTGACCTATGCCAGCTGGACCGCGCCCGGGTGCGAAAAGCGCGATGTCGATCCGACCAGCGCCACTTACCGGCGCAAAATCGACCTTTGGAAGAAGCTGCCGCTGGGTGTCGCCAACAGGATCGGCCCGGTGATCGCACGCGGGCTCGCCTGA